One genomic window of Anas acuta chromosome 14, bAnaAcu1.1, whole genome shotgun sequence includes the following:
- the HAND1 gene encoding heart- and neural crest derivatives-expressed protein 1 isoform X1 — MNLVGGYQHHHHHHHHHMLHDPFLFGPAARCHQERTYFPGWVLSPAEVTPELPGQSPNYGPAEYGPAGQGRLEALSGRLGRRKGVGGPKKERRRTESINSAFAELRECIPNVPADTKLSKIKTLRLATSYIAYLMEVLAKDSQPGDPEGFKAELKKADGRDNKRKRETQPEVYSSQPLGHGEKKLKGRTGWPQQVWALELNP; from the exons ATGAACCTGGTGGGGGGctaccagcaccaccaccaccaccaccaccaccacatgCTGCACGACCCCTTCCTCTTCGGGCCGGCGGCGCGGTGCCACCAGGAGCGCACCTATTTCCCCGGCTGGGTGCTCAGCCCGGCCGAGGTGACCCCCGAGCTCCCCGGGCAGAGCCCTAATTACGGCCCCGCCGAGTACGGCCCGGCCGGCCAGGGGAGGCTGGAGGCTCTCAGCGGTCGCCTGGGTCGAAGGAAAGGGGTCGGGGGACccaaaaaggagaggaggaggacggAGAGCATCAACAGCGCCTTCGCCGAGCTCCGCGAGTGCATCCCCAACGTGCCCGCCGACACCAAGCTCTCCAAAATCAAGACGCTGCGCCTGGCCACCAGCTACATCGCCTACCTGATGGAGGTGCTGGCCAAGGACAGCCAGCCCGGGGACCCCGAGGGCTTCAAAGCCGAGCTGAAGAAGGCCGACGGCCGGGACaacaagaggaaaagggagacg CAGCCCGAGGTCTACTCCTCGCAGCCCTTGGGCCACGGCGAGAAGAAGCTGAAGGGCCGCACGGGGTGGCCCCAGCAGGTCTGGGCTCTGGAACTGAACCCCTGA
- the HAND1 gene encoding heart- and neural crest derivatives-expressed protein 1 isoform X2 has product MNLVGGYQHHHHHHHHHMLHDPFLFGPAARCHQERTYFPGWVLSPAEVTPELPGQSPNYGPAEYGPAGQGRLEALSGRLGRRKGVGGPKKERRRTESINSAFAELRECIPNVPADTKLSKIKTLRLATSYIAYLMEVLAKDSQPGDPEGFKAELKKADGRDNKRKRETPEVYSSQPLGHGEKKLKGRTGWPQQVWALELNP; this is encoded by the exons ATGAACCTGGTGGGGGGctaccagcaccaccaccaccaccaccaccaccacatgCTGCACGACCCCTTCCTCTTCGGGCCGGCGGCGCGGTGCCACCAGGAGCGCACCTATTTCCCCGGCTGGGTGCTCAGCCCGGCCGAGGTGACCCCCGAGCTCCCCGGGCAGAGCCCTAATTACGGCCCCGCCGAGTACGGCCCGGCCGGCCAGGGGAGGCTGGAGGCTCTCAGCGGTCGCCTGGGTCGAAGGAAAGGGGTCGGGGGACccaaaaaggagaggaggaggacggAGAGCATCAACAGCGCCTTCGCCGAGCTCCGCGAGTGCATCCCCAACGTGCCCGCCGACACCAAGCTCTCCAAAATCAAGACGCTGCGCCTGGCCACCAGCTACATCGCCTACCTGATGGAGGTGCTGGCCAAGGACAGCCAGCCCGGGGACCCCGAGGGCTTCAAAGCCGAGCTGAAGAAGGCCGACGGCCGGGACaacaagaggaaaagggagacg CCCGAGGTCTACTCCTCGCAGCCCTTGGGCCACGGCGAGAAGAAGCTGAAGGGCCGCACGGGGTGGCCCCAGCAGGTCTGGGCTCTGGAACTGAACCCCTGA